One genomic window of Arachis hypogaea cultivar Tifrunner chromosome 8, arahy.Tifrunner.gnm2.J5K5, whole genome shotgun sequence includes the following:
- the LOC112707712 gene encoding uncharacterized protein yields the protein MASSSSLFFLTLFILSVISAVTACPPSDRAALLAFKDALTEPYLGIFQTWTGNDCCQGWYGLSCDPNTHRVTDINLRGESQDLIFQKLQRTGYMTGNISPEICKLTELSTLVVADWKAISGEIPSCISSSLSSLRILDLTGNQISGEIPADIGKLRRLTVLSLGDNAISGKIPKSIVNLAGLKHLDLSNNQISGELPWNFGNLRMLSRALLSRNELTGSIPKSVFKMNRLADLDLSMNRITGSIPVQLGKMKVLSTLKLDGNSMSGQIPSKLLSNSGMGILNLSRNGFEGAIPDVFGVRTYFMALDLSHNNLTGKIPDSLSSVRFVGHLDLSHNHLCGTIPIGSPFDHLDAASFSDNDCLCGNPLKSCE from the coding sequence atggcttcttcttcttcgctcTTCTTCCTTACTCTCTTTATCTTGTCCGTCATATCCGCCGTTACTGCCTGCCCGCCGTCAGACCGGGCAGCACTCTTAGCCTTCAAGGACGCCCTGACCGAACCTTATCTCGGCATCTTCCAGACTTGGACGGGCAACGACTGCTGCCAGGGCTGGTACGGTCTCAGCTGCGATCCAAACACCCACCGTGTCACCGATATCAACCTCCGAGGCGAGTCACAAGACCTTATCTTCCAGAAGCTTCAACGCACCGGATACATGACCGGAAATATCTCGCCGGAGATTTGCAAACTCACCGAACTTTCCACACTCGTTGTCGCCGACTGGAAGGCAATCTCCGGAGAGATCCCCTCCTGCATTTCATCGTCACTTTCCTCGCTTCGAATCCTCGATCTCACCGGAAATCAGATCTCCGGTGAGATTCCGGCCGACATCGGAAAACTCCGGCGACTCACAGTTTTGAGCCTTGGCGACAATGCCATCTCCGGCAAGATTCCGAAGTCGATCGTCAACCTCGCCGGGCTCAAGCACCTTGACCTCAGCAACAACCAAATCTCCGGCGAGTTGCCGTGGAATTTCGGAAATCTCAGAATGCTGAGTCGCGCGCTGCTGAGTCGAAACGAACTCACCGGTTCGATACCAAAATCGGTTTTTAAAATGAACCGGCTTGCAGATCTTGATTTATCGATGAACCGGATTACCGGTTCAATCCCGGTCCAGCTTGGAAAAATGAAGGTTCTTTCAACACTTAAATTGGATGGCAACTCTATGTCAGGTCAAATACCTTCGAAATTATTGAGTAATTCGGGTATGGGTATATTGAATCTGAGCCGAAACGGGTTCGAGGGTGCGATACCCGACGTTTTTGGGGTAAGGACCTATTTTATGGCACTTGATTTGTCCCATAATAACTTGACCGGTAAGATACCCGATTCGTTATCTTCGGTTCGGTTCGTTGGACACTTGGATCTGAGCCACAACCATCTTTGTGGAACCATTCCGATTGGATCACCGTTTGATCACCTGGATGCGGCGTCGTTTAGTGACAATGATTGCTTGTGCGGAAATCCATTGAagagttgtgaatga
- the LOC112707713 gene encoding SURP and G-patch domain-containing protein 1-like protein produces the protein MDKGPPPALFVNDGSFMEKFKQLQQEQEKEKNNKLSEPKPIKVVSGSLAPKTSISRVNDTRKTSQAGSSGKLAFSLKQKSKLVPPPVKLADDEEEETDAGDFSNAVQAKRQKVDQEDGTAQPSRQLDVAPPTPSDPMVKKVADKLASFVAKNGRQFEDVTRQKNPGDTPFKFLFDPRCSDYKYYEYQLAQEEKALAQSREPQANHNVTSSGGTGISSSRPTNGPQRSSQQLSTYQIPASALYESAEISRASGSSTQAYSAGSTDEPSGSSNADSLALMEFYMKKAAHEEKLRQPKQSKDEMPPPASLQASNKKGHHMGDYIPQEELEKFLASCNDAAAQKAAKEAAERAKIQADNVGHKLLSKMGWKEGEGLGGSRKGIADPIMAGNVKKDNLGVGAIQPGEVTPDDDIYEQYKKRMMLGYRHRPNPLNNPRKAYY, from the exons ATGGACAAGGGACCACCACCTGCCCTCTTTGTTAATGATGGTTCATTCATGGAGAAGTTCAAGCAACTCCAGCAAGAgcaggagaaggagaagaataacAAACTATCAGAGCCTAAACCTATTAAAGTTGTTTCAGGATCTTTGGCTCCTAAAACCTCCATTAGTAGGGTTAATGATACACGGAAAACTTCTCAGGCTGGTTCCAGTGGCAAACTTGCTTTCAGTCTAAAACAAAAGTCAAAGCTGGTTCCACCGCCTGTTAAGTTAgctgatgatgaagaagaagaaacagatgCTGGGGATTTTTCAAATGCTGTACAGGCAAAACGCCAAAAAGTTGATCAGGAGGATGGCACTGCACAGCCATCAAGACAACTTGATGTTG CACCCCCAACCCCAAGTGATCCAATGGTGAAGAAAGTTGCTGACAAATTAGCAAGTTTTGTGGCTAAAAATGGAAGACAATTTGAGGACGTTACACGCCAAAAGAATCCTGGGGATACCCCTTTCAA ATTTTTATTTGATCCAAGATGTTCTGACTATAAATATTATGAATATCAACTTGCTCAAGAGGAAAAGGCCCTTGCACAGTCCAGGGAACCACAAGCAAATCATAATG TTACATCCTCGGGAGGTACAGGCATTTCATCGTCTAGACCAACAAATGGCCCTCAGAGATCATCTCAGCAGCTTTCAACCTACCAAATCCCTGCTTCTGCTTTATATGAAAGTGCTGAAATATCAAGGGCTTCTGGATCTTCGACTCAGGCATATTCAGCAGGAAGCACTG ATGAGCCTAGTGGATCATCAAATGCTGATTCTTTAGCACTAATGGAGTTCTACATGAAGAAAGCTGCACATGAAGAGAAGTTGCGACAACCTAAGCAGTCAAAGGATGAGATGCCCCCTCCTGCTTCTCTTCAAG CTTCTAATAAAAAAGGCCATCATATGGGTGATTACATTCCGCAAGAAGAGCTTGAGAAGTTCTTGGCTAGCTGTAATGATGCAGCTGCACAGAAAGCTGCAAAGGAGGCTGCAGAGAGGGCAAAAATCCAGGCTGATAATGTGGGCCACAAGCTTTTATCAAAAATGGGTTGGAAAGAAG GTGAGGGTCTAGGTGGTTCCAGGAAGGGTATTGCAGATCCTATAATGGCAGGCAATGTTAAGAAAGATAACTTGGGAGTAGGTGCTATCCAACCTGGGGAGGTGACTCCGGATGATGACATATATGAGCAGTACAAAAAGCGGATGATGCTTGGCTACCGCCATAGACCCAATCCTCTG AACAATCCTCGGAAGGCTTATTATTGA
- the LOC112707715 gene encoding transcription factor bHLH130: MSVVYSHALKYSQEMDSNNINSGLLRYRSAPSSMLTSLMDNIHDGGGGGGDEEALRTELEKLISSNNKSKHVNNSSEHLKREEGNNNYNYSFGSQNHVIYQNNQHYHQIHQGLAMASSYNNGFDGTLFGATNSMDSENNNDNGTQNKMGSNLIRQKSSPAGFFSNYSIDNNGTTTSSRSSSGLQCTLNFSSRSSSCSKSRMPQIVESGNEGMESNCVENRNLIIRNDDSNNNNNNNGSTKCYMPRFTGDVWDASEFNSSKRGTNNGEIMFSTSNAMEAQDVDFGYQKVGLTHHLSLPSSSTKIGGMEKLFQIQGSAPCKIRAKRGFATHPRSIAERERRTRISARIKKLQDLFPKSDKQTSTADMLDLAVDYIKGLQKQVKILTDTRAKCNCSSNYQKEQ; the protein is encoded by the exons ATGAGTGTTGTGTATAGTCATGCTTTAAAATACTCCCAAGAAATGGATTCAAACAACATTAATTCTGGATTATTAAGGTACCGTTCTGCTCCAAGCTCAATGCTCACAAGCCTTATGGATAACATCCACGACGGCGGCGGCGGTGGCGGCGACGAAGAAGCCTTGAGAACTGAATTGGAAAAGTTGATCTCATCCAACAACAAAAGCAAACATGTTAACAATTCTTCAGAGCATTTGAAGAGAGAAGAAGGCAACAACAATTATAATTACTCTTTTGGGTCTCAGAATCATGTTATTTACCAAAACAACCAGCACTACCATCAAATTCATCAAGGGTTGGCAATGGCATCATCATATAATAATGGTTTTGATGGAACATTATTTGGTGCAACGAACTCAATGGATTCAgagaataataatgataatggcACACAAAATAAAATGGGTTCCAATCTCATTAGGCAAAAGAGTTCTCCAGCTGGTTTTTTCTCCAATTATTCAATTGATAATAATG GTACAACAACATCATCAAGAAGTAGTAGTGGATTGCAATGCACTTTGAACTTCTCATCAAGATCATCCTCTTGCTCCAAAAGCCGCATGCCACAAATTGTTGAGAGTGGAAATGAAGGCATGGAATCAAATTGTGTTGAAAATAGAAACCTAATAATAAGGAATGatgatagtaataataataataacaataatggcaGTACTAAGTGTTATATGCCAAGATTCACTGGTGACGTTTGGGATGCTTCTGAATTCAATTCCTCCAAAAGAGGCACTAACAATGGTGAAATcatgttttccacttcaaatGCTATGGAAGCTCAG gatgtaGATTTTGGATATCAAAAGGTTGGTTTGACCCACCATTTAAGTCTACCTAGTTCTTCTACCAAGATTGGTGGCATGGAAAAGCTTTTTCAAATTCAAGGATCTGCTCCATGTAAGATTAGAGCCAAAAGAGGATTTGCCACTCACCCAAGAAGCATTGCAGAGAGG GAAAGAAGAACAAGAATAAGTGCAAGAATCAAGAAACTACAAGACCTTTTCCCAAAATCGGACAAG CAAACAAGTACTGCAGATATGTTGGATTTGGCAGTTGATTATATCAAAGGCCTTCAAAAACAAGTCAAG ATACTCACAGATACAAGGGCAAAGTGCAACTGTTCAAGTAATTATCAGAAAGAACAATGA
- the LOC112707714 gene encoding pentatricopeptide repeat-containing protein At3g57430, chloroplastic isoform X1, which translates to MCRNKALKLSILLRNCVWCSAVLQVKQCHAQTILQGLLPHLTLQTDLLLAYCRLRLLRHARKVFGTMPVRNMHSWNIMIASYIQNSLYSNALAIFSEFKSCNLVPDHYTLPQLFKACVGVGDACFGKVCHGWVIKLGYEGYVVVASSMLEFYVKFGLITEAYSVYSMMLCRDFVAWNLMISGFLRAGLYLRVINCFREMLLTNGGKMDSMSVPSILIACGREGDLMKGKEVHGYVLKNCEFDVDTPIGNTLIDMYGKCGCLNDSEKVFKTMRSVNVVTWTTMVSCYGMHGNGEEALLLFQKMVNGGITPNSVTLTAVLASCSHSGLIDQGKKIFNSISSGYGLQPSAEHYACMVDLFGRAGYLVEALELLRSMKSLGTGSVWGALLAGCVMHKNVEIAEIAAHHLFQLEPNNASNYIALCGIYQSHGMLDGIATVRERMREQGLIKTPGCSWISIGGRAHKFYQGDLSHPLSHLIERITHQISNTQLLDDDFGSVTHDDTCMMAL; encoded by the coding sequence ATGTGTAGGAACAAAGCTTTGAAGTTGTCGATTCTGCTCCGAAATTGTGTGTGGTGTTCTGCAGTCTTGCAAGTCAAGCAATGCCATGCCCAAACTATTCTCCAAGGATTGCTTCCGCATCTCACTCTTCAGACAGATCTCTTGCTAGCCTACTGTAGATTGCGTCTTCTCCGCCATGCTCGGAAGGTGTTCGGCACAATGCCCGTAAGAAACATGCATTCATGGAACATCATGATCGCCTCCTACATTCAGAATTCCTTGTATTCCAATGCTTTAGCTATTTTTAGTGAGTTCAAGAGTTGCAATCTTGTTCCAGATCATTATACGTTACCTCAACTTTTTAAGGCTTGTGTAGGAGtaggtgatgcttgttttggTAAGGTGTGTCACGGTTGGGTGATAAAGCTTGGCTATGAGGGGTATGTTGTTGTGGCTAGTTCTATGCTCGAGTTTTATGTGAAATTTGGGTTGATAACTGAGGCATACTCGGTGTATTCCATGATGCTCTGTAGGGACTTTGTGgcttggaatttgatgatttctgGCTTTTTAAGGGCTGGCTTGTATTTGCGTGTTATCAATTGTTTCAGAGAAATGCTGCTTACAAATGGGGGGAAGATGGATTCCATGTCTGTTCCTAGCATTTTAATTGCTTGTGGGAGGGAAGGAGACTTAATGAAAGGGAAAGAAGTTCATGGGTATGTCTTGAAGAACTGCGAGTTTGATGTGGATACTCCCATTGGTAACACCTTAATTGATATGTATGGGAAGTGCGGATGCTTAAATGATTCAGAGAAGGTTTTCAAGACAATGCGCAGCGTGAACGTGGTTACGTGGACTACCATGGTATCGTGTTATGGTATGCACGGAAATGGGGAGGAAGCGCTCTTGCTATTTCAAAAGATGGTTAATGGAGGAATTACACCAAATTCTGTCACACTTACAGCAGTGTTAGCCAGTTGTAGCCACTCTGGTCTGATAGACCAAGGAAAGAaaattttcaattcaattagtTCCGGTTATGGATTGCAGCCAAGTGCCGAACACTATGCATGTATGGTGGATCTTTTCGGCCGCGCTGGGTATCTTGTTGAAGCACTTGAGTTGTTGAGGAGCATGAAATCGTTGGGAACGGGAAGTGTCTGGGGTGCGCTTCTTGCTGGTTGTGTAATGCACAAGAATGTTGAGATTGCAGAAATTGCAGCTCATCATCTTTTCCAATTAGAACCAAATAATGCTAGTAACTACATAGCCCTATGTGGCATCTATCAGTCTCATGGTATGCTTGATGGAATTGCCACTGTTAGAGAAAGAATGAGAGAACAAGGTTTGATTAAAACCCCTGGTTGTAGCTGGATCAGTATTGGAGGAAGGGCTCATAAATTCTATCAAGGTGATTTGTCTCATCCATTGTCTCATTTGATTGAAAGAATAACACATCAAATTAGCAACACTCAGTTATTGGATGATGATTTTGGTAGCGTTACACATGATGATACTTGCATGATGGCTTTGTAG
- the LOC112707714 gene encoding pentatricopeptide repeat-containing protein At3g57430, chloroplastic isoform X2: MCRNKALKLSILLRNCVWCSAVLQVKQCHAQTILQGLLPHLTLQTDLLLAYCRLRLLRHARKVFGTMPVRNMHSWNIMIASYIQNSLYSNALAIFSEFKSCNLVPDHYTLPQLFKACVGVGDACFGKVCHGWVIKLGYEGDFVAWNLMISGFLRAGLYLRVINCFREMLLTNGGKMDSMSVPSILIACGREGDLMKGKEVHGYVLKNCEFDVDTPIGNTLIDMYGKCGCLNDSEKVFKTMRSVNVVTWTTMVSCYGMHGNGEEALLLFQKMVNGGITPNSVTLTAVLASCSHSGLIDQGKKIFNSISSGYGLQPSAEHYACMVDLFGRAGYLVEALELLRSMKSLGTGSVWGALLAGCVMHKNVEIAEIAAHHLFQLEPNNASNYIALCGIYQSHGMLDGIATVRERMREQGLIKTPGCSWISIGGRAHKFYQGDLSHPLSHLIERITHQISNTQLLDDDFGSVTHDDTCMMAL, translated from the exons ATGTGTAGGAACAAAGCTTTGAAGTTGTCGATTCTGCTCCGAAATTGTGTGTGGTGTTCTGCAGTCTTGCAAGTCAAGCAATGCCATGCCCAAACTATTCTCCAAGGATTGCTTCCGCATCTCACTCTTCAGACAGATCTCTTGCTAGCCTACTGTAGATTGCGTCTTCTCCGCCATGCTCGGAAGGTGTTCGGCACAATGCCCGTAAGAAACATGCATTCATGGAACATCATGATCGCCTCCTACATTCAGAATTCCTTGTATTCCAATGCTTTAGCTATTTTTAGTGAGTTCAAGAGTTGCAATCTTGTTCCAGATCATTATACGTTACCTCAACTTTTTAAGGCTTGTGTAGGAGtaggtgatgcttgttttggTAAGGTGTGTCACGGTTGGGTGATAAAGCTTGGCTATGAGGG GGACTTTGTGgcttggaatttgatgatttctgGCTTTTTAAGGGCTGGCTTGTATTTGCGTGTTATCAATTGTTTCAGAGAAATGCTGCTTACAAATGGGGGGAAGATGGATTCCATGTCTGTTCCTAGCATTTTAATTGCTTGTGGGAGGGAAGGAGACTTAATGAAAGGGAAAGAAGTTCATGGGTATGTCTTGAAGAACTGCGAGTTTGATGTGGATACTCCCATTGGTAACACCTTAATTGATATGTATGGGAAGTGCGGATGCTTAAATGATTCAGAGAAGGTTTTCAAGACAATGCGCAGCGTGAACGTGGTTACGTGGACTACCATGGTATCGTGTTATGGTATGCACGGAAATGGGGAGGAAGCGCTCTTGCTATTTCAAAAGATGGTTAATGGAGGAATTACACCAAATTCTGTCACACTTACAGCAGTGTTAGCCAGTTGTAGCCACTCTGGTCTGATAGACCAAGGAAAGAaaattttcaattcaattagtTCCGGTTATGGATTGCAGCCAAGTGCCGAACACTATGCATGTATGGTGGATCTTTTCGGCCGCGCTGGGTATCTTGTTGAAGCACTTGAGTTGTTGAGGAGCATGAAATCGTTGGGAACGGGAAGTGTCTGGGGTGCGCTTCTTGCTGGTTGTGTAATGCACAAGAATGTTGAGATTGCAGAAATTGCAGCTCATCATCTTTTCCAATTAGAACCAAATAATGCTAGTAACTACATAGCCCTATGTGGCATCTATCAGTCTCATGGTATGCTTGATGGAATTGCCACTGTTAGAGAAAGAATGAGAGAACAAGGTTTGATTAAAACCCCTGGTTGTAGCTGGATCAGTATTGGAGGAAGGGCTCATAAATTCTATCAAGGTGATTTGTCTCATCCATTGTCTCATTTGATTGAAAGAATAACACATCAAATTAGCAACACTCAGTTATTGGATGATGATTTTGGTAGCGTTACACATGATGATACTTGCATGATGGCTTTGTAG
- the LOC112707714 gene encoding putative pentatricopeptide repeat-containing protein At3g23330 isoform X3, whose translation MPVRNMHSWNIMIASYIQNSLYSNALAIFSEFKSCNLVPDHYTLPQLFKACVGVGDACFGKVCHGWVIKLGYEGYVVVASSMLEFYVKFGLITEAYSVYSMMLCRDFVAWNLMISGFLRAGLYLRVINCFREMLLTNGGKMDSMSVPSILIACGREGDLMKGKEVHGYVLKNCEFDVDTPIGNTLIDMYGKCGCLNDSEKVFKTMRSVNVVTWTTMVSCYGMHGNGEEALLLFQKMVNGGITPNSVTLTAVLASCSHSGLIDQGKKIFNSISSGYGLQPSAEHYACMVDLFGRAGYLVEALELLRSMKSLGTGSVWGALLAGCVMHKNVEIAEIAAHHLFQLEPNNASNYIALCGIYQSHGMLDGIATVRERMREQGLIKTPGCSWISIGGRAHKFYQGDLSHPLSHLIERITHQISNTQLLDDDFGSVTHDDTCMMAL comes from the coding sequence ATGCCCGTAAGAAACATGCATTCATGGAACATCATGATCGCCTCCTACATTCAGAATTCCTTGTATTCCAATGCTTTAGCTATTTTTAGTGAGTTCAAGAGTTGCAATCTTGTTCCAGATCATTATACGTTACCTCAACTTTTTAAGGCTTGTGTAGGAGtaggtgatgcttgttttggTAAGGTGTGTCACGGTTGGGTGATAAAGCTTGGCTATGAGGGGTATGTTGTTGTGGCTAGTTCTATGCTCGAGTTTTATGTGAAATTTGGGTTGATAACTGAGGCATACTCGGTGTATTCCATGATGCTCTGTAGGGACTTTGTGgcttggaatttgatgatttctgGCTTTTTAAGGGCTGGCTTGTATTTGCGTGTTATCAATTGTTTCAGAGAAATGCTGCTTACAAATGGGGGGAAGATGGATTCCATGTCTGTTCCTAGCATTTTAATTGCTTGTGGGAGGGAAGGAGACTTAATGAAAGGGAAAGAAGTTCATGGGTATGTCTTGAAGAACTGCGAGTTTGATGTGGATACTCCCATTGGTAACACCTTAATTGATATGTATGGGAAGTGCGGATGCTTAAATGATTCAGAGAAGGTTTTCAAGACAATGCGCAGCGTGAACGTGGTTACGTGGACTACCATGGTATCGTGTTATGGTATGCACGGAAATGGGGAGGAAGCGCTCTTGCTATTTCAAAAGATGGTTAATGGAGGAATTACACCAAATTCTGTCACACTTACAGCAGTGTTAGCCAGTTGTAGCCACTCTGGTCTGATAGACCAAGGAAAGAaaattttcaattcaattagtTCCGGTTATGGATTGCAGCCAAGTGCCGAACACTATGCATGTATGGTGGATCTTTTCGGCCGCGCTGGGTATCTTGTTGAAGCACTTGAGTTGTTGAGGAGCATGAAATCGTTGGGAACGGGAAGTGTCTGGGGTGCGCTTCTTGCTGGTTGTGTAATGCACAAGAATGTTGAGATTGCAGAAATTGCAGCTCATCATCTTTTCCAATTAGAACCAAATAATGCTAGTAACTACATAGCCCTATGTGGCATCTATCAGTCTCATGGTATGCTTGATGGAATTGCCACTGTTAGAGAAAGAATGAGAGAACAAGGTTTGATTAAAACCCCTGGTTGTAGCTGGATCAGTATTGGAGGAAGGGCTCATAAATTCTATCAAGGTGATTTGTCTCATCCATTGTCTCATTTGATTGAAAGAATAACACATCAAATTAGCAACACTCAGTTATTGGATGATGATTTTGGTAGCGTTACACATGATGATACTTGCATGATGGCTTTGTAG
- the LOC112707714 gene encoding pentatricopeptide repeat-containing protein At3g57430, chloroplastic isoform X4 — protein MPVRNMHSWNIMIASYIQNSLYSNALAIFSEFKSCNLVPDHYTLPQLFKACVGVGDACFGKVCHGWVIKLGYEGDFVAWNLMISGFLRAGLYLRVINCFREMLLTNGGKMDSMSVPSILIACGREGDLMKGKEVHGYVLKNCEFDVDTPIGNTLIDMYGKCGCLNDSEKVFKTMRSVNVVTWTTMVSCYGMHGNGEEALLLFQKMVNGGITPNSVTLTAVLASCSHSGLIDQGKKIFNSISSGYGLQPSAEHYACMVDLFGRAGYLVEALELLRSMKSLGTGSVWGALLAGCVMHKNVEIAEIAAHHLFQLEPNNASNYIALCGIYQSHGMLDGIATVRERMREQGLIKTPGCSWISIGGRAHKFYQGDLSHPLSHLIERITHQISNTQLLDDDFGSVTHDDTCMMAL, from the exons ATGCCCGTAAGAAACATGCATTCATGGAACATCATGATCGCCTCCTACATTCAGAATTCCTTGTATTCCAATGCTTTAGCTATTTTTAGTGAGTTCAAGAGTTGCAATCTTGTTCCAGATCATTATACGTTACCTCAACTTTTTAAGGCTTGTGTAGGAGtaggtgatgcttgttttggTAAGGTGTGTCACGGTTGGGTGATAAAGCTTGGCTATGAGGG GGACTTTGTGgcttggaatttgatgatttctgGCTTTTTAAGGGCTGGCTTGTATTTGCGTGTTATCAATTGTTTCAGAGAAATGCTGCTTACAAATGGGGGGAAGATGGATTCCATGTCTGTTCCTAGCATTTTAATTGCTTGTGGGAGGGAAGGAGACTTAATGAAAGGGAAAGAAGTTCATGGGTATGTCTTGAAGAACTGCGAGTTTGATGTGGATACTCCCATTGGTAACACCTTAATTGATATGTATGGGAAGTGCGGATGCTTAAATGATTCAGAGAAGGTTTTCAAGACAATGCGCAGCGTGAACGTGGTTACGTGGACTACCATGGTATCGTGTTATGGTATGCACGGAAATGGGGAGGAAGCGCTCTTGCTATTTCAAAAGATGGTTAATGGAGGAATTACACCAAATTCTGTCACACTTACAGCAGTGTTAGCCAGTTGTAGCCACTCTGGTCTGATAGACCAAGGAAAGAaaattttcaattcaattagtTCCGGTTATGGATTGCAGCCAAGTGCCGAACACTATGCATGTATGGTGGATCTTTTCGGCCGCGCTGGGTATCTTGTTGAAGCACTTGAGTTGTTGAGGAGCATGAAATCGTTGGGAACGGGAAGTGTCTGGGGTGCGCTTCTTGCTGGTTGTGTAATGCACAAGAATGTTGAGATTGCAGAAATTGCAGCTCATCATCTTTTCCAATTAGAACCAAATAATGCTAGTAACTACATAGCCCTATGTGGCATCTATCAGTCTCATGGTATGCTTGATGGAATTGCCACTGTTAGAGAAAGAATGAGAGAACAAGGTTTGATTAAAACCCCTGGTTGTAGCTGGATCAGTATTGGAGGAAGGGCTCATAAATTCTATCAAGGTGATTTGTCTCATCCATTGTCTCATTTGATTGAAAGAATAACACATCAAATTAGCAACACTCAGTTATTGGATGATGATTTTGGTAGCGTTACACATGATGATACTTGCATGATGGCTTTGTAG